A window of the Gossypium arboreum isolate Shixiya-1 chromosome 2, ASM2569848v2, whole genome shotgun sequence genome harbors these coding sequences:
- the LOC108456124 gene encoding LOB domain-containing protein 42-like — MRMSCNGCRVLRKGYSQNCIIRPCLQWIKSPDSQANATLFLAKFYGLAGLLNLIEAGPENLRPAIFMSLLYEACGRVVNPVYGSVGMLWSRNWVECQAAVDAVLKGSQITETSSSESLTQQSISPLKTYDIRHVFKDPNTTDIDKVKSRNSFKRSATKSKRHVDSKEDESMFSVETQEGSLVTQTKKGPLLKLGNQTVEIADIRLELTLGLAPATMQLPRL, encoded by the exons ATGAGGATGAGCTGTAACGGCTGCAGGGTCCTGCGAAAGGGGTATAGCCAAAACTGCATCATTAGACCCTGTCTTCAATGGATCAAGTCCCCTGATTCTCAAGCCAATGCTACTCTCTTCCTGGCCAAGTTTTATGGCCTTGCTGGCCTCCTCAATCTCATCGAAGCCGGCCCTGAAAACCTACGCCCTG CCATTTTTATGTCACTTTTATATGAGGCTTGCGGGCGTGTTGTAAACCCTGTTTATGGGTCAGTTGGCATGCTGTGGTCCAGGAACTGGGTTGAGTGCCAAGCAGCGGTTGATGCAGTGCTCAAAGGCTCGCAGATAACCGAAACTTCTTCTTCTGAATCACTTACGCAGCAATCGATTTCCCCTCTTAAAACATACGACATCCGCCACGTTTTCAAGGATCCCAACACAACTGACATCGACAAGGTCAAGAGCCGCAATAGTTTCAAGCGATCCGCGACCAAGTCCAAGCGACATGTTGACAGCAAAGAAGATGAGAGCATGTTCTCTGTGGAGACTCAGGAGGGTTCGCTGGTGACCCAGACCAAAAAGGGCCCTCTTTTGAAGCTTGGAAACCAAACCGTGGAGATTGCTGATATTAGGTTAGAATTGACTCTCGGTTTAGCTCCTGCAACAATGCAATTGCCTCGCCTCTGA